In Glycine max cultivar Williams 82 chromosome 15, Glycine_max_v4.0, whole genome shotgun sequence, the DNA window atatataacagttCCATTATTTATGTCCAGTTTTACACAAGAAACTCACTAGTTTTGAGGTTTTACTCGCAGAATGACGAATATACAAATCACACATTCCCAACCTTACAAGCTGAAAACATatggaaaaacaaataaaagaatcCAGGCTAATTAACATAGTTGGATTTTGTAGAAAAGTAGAAACCTAGCTAAACCTTTTCTGAGGCTCTACACCACACAACCCACCACCTTCCCTTAATTAACCTCAGGTATACTCTGAAGCACGGGCCTCCAAGGCCTATGATGAACATCATCATGATCTCTAGCGTGTATCAAGCGAGCCAGAACTTGTTCCGCCGAAGCGTGTCCTTCACCTAATTGCTTATtattaatctctttctctgATCCCAACAACTTCTCCAGCTCCTTCTTTGAGATCTTTATCTTCACCTTCCCATTGGCATCAGAAGAAGCTCTCAGCGCACCCAAGAGCTTCTCCTTCTCCACGTTCCCCAAACTCTCCCCATGAACTTCATCAAACACCTTattcttccttctcttcttaGATGATGATAAAGAACCCCAATCATCACCACCCCAATCCATAGATGATGACTCCGTGGCACTGGCACAACAGTTTCCCATGTATATTATCTACTATTGTAAATAAGTATCTAGCTAGCTAGCTTTTGTAGCTTAATTTCTTTAGGATGAAGTGTGTAAAAAAGGGAATGATGAGAGAGATTTGTGAGGTGGGGAGGGTTTGATATTTATAAGGGAGGTGGTGGGTAATAGACAAATGACTTTTGGTTCGGAATATTAAATTACAATTGGATTAATTCTTAGGCCAATGTAAGCTTTGttgatcaaattatatatatatatatatatatatatatatatatatatatatatatatatatatatatatatatatatataaataattaatgtagtgTAGGACCCAGATGAACAGTTAAGGTTACTTGATTGGGTCCAATGAGGGACGTGTGTGAAATGGGGGAAGAGGGGAGCATCTTTGGGATGACTGAGCAAGTGCGTGTGAACGTGCATATGCCATTGGAATCTTAGACTTAATTAGGGATAACTGGCTTGTTCTTTTTTCCATTTAATTTTAGCATATCACGTGTGGGCTTGGTTAATTTAATCACTTTCCATAACCTTTTATCCTCCATGATCGACAAACCCACTAACGCGGTAAAGAATCTTGTGCTTTCAaattaaaccaatttttttagcGGTGCTGCGCAGTTTCTCttcttgttaattaaatttctggAAACTACAATATCGTTGAATAAgtaacttattattttatacgATAATCTAGAATCATTGATATTTTGAATCGAACGTTATAATTGAATTGGTTAATCTGTTTTGAATCATtaaaagattgattgagaaGTGCAACACAGACTTCTTATTAACATGTTattgtttgaaatttgtttatttactaaaaatataaaaagttaagtGAGTCTCACTAcagttatatttatattttttaataaatggaactacatttgattaatttttattaatattttaatttttacttagtaaaagtatcaacaaaataagaattaaaaatttaatagcgtcatttatatatatgtgtcatgtgtgtgtataaaTGATAAAACAATAACATTCATTCTTTATAACgcctaatattttaaaatgaaggaaaagaaaaataataagcaATATATTGCAACGCAGTCTTTGTTAGTAGATTTTAGGTGAAATCATTTGTGGAATTTTTGAAACACCGAAGAAGAGAGTTCAATGAAGTATATCTTGTTTTCAATATTGATCAGGTGAGTTTCTTTCGTAATTATAAGAATGTTCGGATTAAAACAAGAGAAGAAGCAGCCATGCATTAATATTCCGTAATCTAAAGCCCATGGGAATATAATATTGGGACTCAATTAACTTTGGTATTGCTAGCTTGCACATGGCAAGGAAAGATATTTATGCGTATGCGTTgttcataaaaaagtaaaaggaagAACAGCCACAAATATATGGTTCTCTAAGCTGGCTAGTGTTGTGTAGCTATGACTGTATAGCATGCATGATTGTCGGTTGGTAGTTGAACGC includes these proteins:
- the LOC100796265 gene encoding uncharacterized protein, which translates into the protein MGNCCASATESSSMDWGGDDWGSLSSSKKRRKNKVFDEVHGESLGNVEKEKLLGALRASSDANGKVKIKISKKELEKLLGSEKEINNKQLGEGHASAEQVLARLIHARDHDDVHHRPWRPVLQSIPEVN